The Gemmata palustris genome includes a region encoding these proteins:
- a CDS encoding response regulator gives MTGKTILLVEDNRDDEELALLAFKKGQVLNEVVVARDGVEALDYLFATGPHTGRDVALPQLMLLDLKLPKVDGLEVLRRVRAAPRTRRLPVVILTSSREEEDLVKGYDLGTNSYVRKPVDFVQFVEVIRQLQVYWLVLNELPPVAQG, from the coding sequence GTGACCGGGAAAACTATTCTGTTGGTCGAGGACAATCGGGACGACGAAGAGCTCGCCTTACTTGCCTTCAAAAAGGGACAGGTGCTGAACGAGGTGGTCGTCGCCCGGGACGGTGTCGAAGCGCTGGACTACCTGTTCGCCACCGGCCCCCACACCGGACGCGACGTGGCCCTGCCGCAGTTAATGCTGCTCGACCTGAAGCTCCCGAAGGTGGACGGATTGGAAGTTCTGCGACGGGTCCGGGCCGCCCCTCGCACCCGACGGCTCCCGGTCGTGATCCTGACCTCGTCCCGGGAGGAGGAAGATCTGGTGAAGGGGTACGACCTCGGGACCAACTCGTACGTCCGGAAGCCGGTGGATTTCGTTCAGTTCGTCGAGGTGATTCGCCAACTGCAGGTGTACTGGCTCGTGCTGAACGAACTCCCGCCCGTCGCACAAGGGTGA
- a CDS encoding PAS domain S-box protein encodes MGRALRVLIVEDILDDADLMILALRRGGLDPSWERVETAAGLRAALAAGPWDAVLADHTLPEFSATAALKVVRASDTDLPFIVVSGTVGEEVATAIMRAGANDYVLKPNLARLAATLDRELREADNRRARRAAEHQAHQLAAIVDSSQDAILSTGLDDRIAFWNPAAERLFGYAAAEVVGQSAYLLVPPDLFTESRARLERVRNGEPVPPFETVRLRKNGASVPVSVSLSAVRAGDRVVGLAGIYRDVTEKKRAEEALRESENRLRLIIQTEPECVKVVSRDGQLVEMNPAGLAMLQVGSLAEAQRQPLLEFVAPAHRAAFRDLHKRVINGADGALEYEIIGAKGRCRWLDTHAAPLRDDAGRVQSLLGITRDITEQKSAQDTLRTSEQRYRTLVAATAAIVWNSPASGAFDSEQPGWTAFTGQTIAEHRALGWLDVVHPDDREHTARAWAVAIAERSAYQVDHRLRRADGEYRHMSVRAAPVLDPGGAIREWVGVHTDVTEQARAEDALRLRDRAIGAATQGLMITDSAPPDNPLVYVSPGFERNTGYGAAEVLGRNCRFLQGKDTDPAAVARIRAAIRAEEPCTVEILNYRKNGTPFWSDLSISPVRDTSGRLTQFVGVQTDVTARRDLEGQFHQAQKMEAIGQLAGGVAHDFNNLLTIINGYSDLLLQRLPPSDPSHELITEILKAGERSAALTRQLLAFSRRQVLAPRVLNLNEVVADTDKMLRRLIGEDVRLSTTLATTLWAVRADPGQIEQILMNLAVNARDAMPRGGRVTIETQNVELDEAYTRTHADAHIGPQVLLSVTDTGNGIPPEVRARIFEPFFTTKGPGKGTGLGLATVYGIVKQSGGHVAVYSEMGIGTTFKVYFPRAELTAGGSKIQTGLRLLPGGAETVLLAEDEGAVRALIRRILVERGYTVLEAADGDEAVRVAAGHDGPIHLLITDVVMPDVDGRAVAERVVRDRPELRVLFVSGYTDDAVIRHGVLREGVNFLQKPFSPLVLALKVRDVLDAPA; translated from the coding sequence ATGGGACGGGCGCTGCGCGTACTCATCGTCGAGGACATACTCGACGACGCCGACCTGATGATCCTCGCCCTGCGGCGCGGCGGACTAGACCCGAGCTGGGAACGGGTCGAAACCGCCGCGGGGTTGCGCGCGGCCCTCGCCGCGGGTCCGTGGGACGCGGTCCTGGCGGACCATACCCTTCCGGAGTTCTCTGCGACTGCCGCCCTCAAGGTGGTTCGGGCGTCCGACACGGACCTTCCGTTCATAGTTGTGTCCGGGACGGTGGGTGAAGAGGTCGCGACCGCGATAATGCGGGCCGGGGCGAACGACTACGTCCTCAAACCGAATCTCGCCCGGCTCGCCGCGACCCTGGACCGGGAACTGCGGGAAGCCGACAACCGGCGCGCCCGGCGCGCGGCCGAGCACCAAGCGCACCAACTCGCCGCGATCGTGGATTCTTCCCAGGACGCGATCTTGAGTACGGGCCTGGACGACCGCATCGCGTTCTGGAACCCGGCCGCCGAGCGCCTATTCGGGTACGCCGCTGCAGAGGTGGTCGGTCAGTCGGCGTATCTGCTCGTGCCCCCGGACCTGTTCACCGAGTCGCGCGCGCGGCTCGAGCGCGTTCGCAACGGAGAGCCCGTTCCGCCCTTTGAAACGGTGCGACTACGGAAGAACGGAGCGTCGGTCCCCGTCTCCGTGTCGTTGTCGGCCGTTCGGGCCGGGGACCGGGTCGTCGGCCTCGCGGGGATCTACCGCGACGTTACCGAAAAGAAACGGGCAGAGGAAGCGTTGCGCGAGAGCGAAAATCGACTGCGGCTCATCATCCAGACCGAACCGGAGTGTGTGAAAGTCGTTTCGCGCGACGGTCAGCTCGTCGAGATGAACCCGGCGGGTTTGGCGATGCTCCAGGTCGGTTCACTGGCAGAAGCCCAGCGCCAACCGCTCCTCGAGTTCGTCGCGCCAGCACACCGTGCCGCGTTTCGCGACCTGCACAAGCGCGTCATCAACGGCGCCGACGGGGCGCTGGAGTACGAGATCATCGGTGCTAAAGGAAGGTGCCGCTGGCTCGACACGCACGCCGCCCCGCTGCGCGACGATGCCGGTCGGGTTCAATCGCTGCTCGGTATCACCCGCGACATTACAGAACAAAAGTCCGCCCAAGACACGCTCCGAACGAGTGAGCAACGGTACCGAACTCTTGTCGCCGCGACCGCCGCGATCGTCTGGAACTCCCCGGCGTCGGGAGCGTTCGATTCGGAGCAACCTGGGTGGACGGCGTTCACCGGCCAGACGATCGCGGAGCACCGGGCGCTCGGGTGGCTGGACGTCGTCCACCCGGACGACCGGGAGCACACCGCCCGGGCGTGGGCGGTGGCAATCGCGGAGCGGAGCGCGTACCAAGTGGACCACCGGCTCCGACGGGCGGACGGGGAGTACCGCCACATGTCCGTTCGGGCCGCACCGGTCCTCGACCCGGGCGGAGCGATCCGGGAGTGGGTCGGGGTCCACACCGACGTTACCGAACAGGCGCGGGCCGAGGACGCACTACGACTGCGGGACCGGGCCATCGGGGCCGCGACCCAGGGGCTCATGATCACCGACTCCGCGCCGCCGGACAATCCGCTCGTGTACGTCAGCCCCGGGTTCGAGCGAAACACGGGATACGGGGCGGCCGAAGTGCTCGGCCGCAACTGCCGGTTTCTCCAGGGCAAGGACACCGACCCGGCAGCGGTCGCCCGGATCCGGGCCGCGATCCGGGCCGAGGAGCCGTGTACCGTCGAAATCTTGAACTATCGCAAGAACGGCACCCCGTTCTGGAGCGATTTATCGATCTCTCCGGTCCGTGACACCTCCGGGAGACTGACCCAGTTCGTTGGTGTTCAAACGGACGTGACCGCGCGGCGGGATCTGGAAGGGCAGTTCCATCAGGCCCAGAAGATGGAGGCCATCGGACAACTCGCGGGCGGGGTGGCGCACGATTTCAATAATCTGCTCACCATCATCAACGGGTACAGTGACCTGCTCCTCCAGAGACTCCCCCCGAGCGACCCGTCCCACGAACTGATCACCGAGATCCTCAAGGCCGGGGAGCGGTCGGCCGCGCTGACCCGGCAACTCCTGGCATTCAGTCGCCGACAGGTTTTGGCCCCCCGCGTGCTAAATCTGAACGAAGTCGTGGCCGACACCGACAAGATGCTCCGCCGGTTGATCGGAGAGGACGTTCGCTTGAGCACCACTTTGGCTACCACCCTCTGGGCCGTAAGGGCCGATCCCGGACAGATCGAGCAGATCCTGATGAACCTGGCGGTCAACGCCCGCGACGCGATGCCCCGCGGCGGTCGAGTGACGATCGAGACCCAGAACGTCGAACTGGACGAGGCGTACACTCGGACCCACGCGGACGCGCACATCGGCCCCCAGGTCCTTCTCAGCGTCACGGACACCGGGAACGGGATCCCACCGGAGGTAAGGGCCAGAATCTTCGAGCCGTTCTTTACAACCAAGGGACCCGGCAAGGGAACGGGGCTCGGTCTGGCCACGGTTTACGGCATCGTCAAACAGAGCGGCGGTCACGTTGCCGTGTACAGCGAGATGGGGATCGGGACGACGTTCAAAGTGTACTTTCCACGTGCAGAACTGACGGCCGGTGGCTCGAAGATCCAGACCGGGCTCCGGCTCCTGCCCGGGGGGGCGGAAACGGTCCTGCTAGCCGAGGACGAGGGCGCGGTGCGGGCCTTGATTCGCCGCATTCTGGTCGAACGCGGGTACACGGTACTGGAAGCCGCCGACGGGGACGAGGCGGTACGAGTGGCGGCCGGACACGACGGGCCGATCCACCT
- a CDS encoding sensor histidine kinase — protein sequence MDNKTMALERLADTKDALKSSQKCEDPEQKSRELLHSSEAARQLTLAAISERVESLKQEAHDLAAAVESTRLDTKSQSDRNTAALEQKARDLAEYVENLRVRTRLLSDTKIAELGHSEQATSRLNEELERRVTERTVQLEAANRELEAFCFSVSHDLRAPLRALDGFSQELLQGYSDRLDETGQHYLRRVRAGTQRMGQLIDDLLKLSRVTRSEMRHERVDLTAMAGDVVAELREREPGRSISFTARPGLSAVGDPPLIRVVLDNLLGNAWKFTAKNPTATIAFDCVEVQGRPALVVRDDGAGFDMAFVGKLFGAFQRLHSDRDFSGTGVGLATVQRAVRRHGGEIWAEGAIGHGAAFFFTLPGIEDLT from the coding sequence ATGGACAATAAAACAATGGCTCTCGAACGGCTGGCCGACACGAAAGACGCACTCAAATCGAGTCAGAAGTGCGAGGATCCAGAGCAGAAATCTCGCGAACTACTGCACTCTTCCGAAGCCGCGCGCCAATTAACCCTTGCTGCAATTAGTGAGCGTGTTGAGTCGCTGAAACAAGAAGCCCACGATCTGGCCGCGGCCGTTGAGTCCACGCGGCTAGATACCAAATCACAGTCGGATCGTAATACGGCCGCGCTGGAACAGAAGGCCCGGGATCTGGCCGAGTACGTCGAGAACTTGCGGGTCCGTACACGATTGCTATCGGACACCAAAATTGCCGAGCTGGGGCACTCGGAGCAGGCTACCAGCAGGCTCAACGAGGAACTGGAACGACGTGTAACGGAACGTACGGTGCAGCTCGAGGCAGCGAATCGAGAACTAGAGGCGTTCTGCTTCTCGGTCAGCCACGACCTCCGGGCCCCGCTACGGGCGCTGGACGGGTTCAGTCAAGAGTTGCTCCAGGGGTATTCCGATAGACTGGACGAAACAGGCCAACACTACCTGCGTCGGGTCCGCGCGGGGACGCAACGGATGGGCCAACTGATCGACGATCTCTTGAAACTGTCCCGGGTGACCCGGTCCGAGATGCGGCACGAACGCGTGGATCTGACGGCAATGGCCGGGGACGTAGTTGCCGAGCTGCGCGAGCGCGAGCCGGGCCGGTCGATCTCCTTCACCGCACGGCCCGGGCTGTCTGCAGTGGGCGACCCGCCGCTGATCCGCGTGGTTCTCGACAACCTCTTGGGGAACGCCTGGAAGTTCACCGCAAAGAACCCAACGGCGACGATCGCGTTCGACTGTGTAGAAGTGCAGGGGCGGCCGGCACTCGTCGTGCGGGACGACGGGGCCGGTTTCGATATGGCATTCGTCGGCAAGCTGTTCGGGGCGTTCCAGAGGCTCCACTCGGACCGGGATTTCTCCGGGACCGGGGTCGGTCTAGCGACCGTTCAGCGCGCCGTCCGGCGGCACGGCGGGGAGATCTGGGCGGAGGGCGCGATCGGTCACGGCGCCGCATTCTTCTTCACGCTACCTGGCATTGAGGACCTCACGTGA